A window of the Rhineura floridana isolate rRhiFlo1 chromosome 13, rRhiFlo1.hap2, whole genome shotgun sequence genome harbors these coding sequences:
- the THAP11 gene encoding THAP domain-containing protein 11: MPGFTCCVPGCYNNSHRDKALHFYTFPKDTELRRLWLKNVSRAGVSGCFSTFQPTTGHRVCSEHFPGGRKSYLVRVPTIFPLRGVNERKGARGNRRARHAPAPPQAPAVAAAQAAVLLALQEGAAAAAAAGQGVPRGGGGGTGEDVKPMDLTVQVELGGPGAIIGGPGAMIGGPLSLAFLTDSGPLVDSPPDHSYSLSSGTTSEELLRKLNEQRDIIALLEVKMKEMKGSIRRLRLAEAQLREEIREKDRLLHAATMGGMARKRHGL, from the coding sequence ATGCCCGGGTTCACGTGCTGCGTGCCAGGCTGCTACAACAACTCGCACCGAGACAAGGCGCTTCACTTCTACACCTTCCCGAAGGACACGGAGCTGCGCCGCCTCTGGCTGAAGAATGTGTCGCGGGCCGGCGTGAGCGGCTGCTTCAGCACTTTCCAGCCCACCACGGGCCACCGCGTCTGCTCCGAACACTTCCCCGGCGGGCGCAAGTCCTACCTGGTGCGAGTGCCCACCATCTTCCCCTTGCGGGGCGTCAACGAGCGCAAGGGGGCCCGCGGAAACAGGCGCGCACGCCACGCCCCCGCGCCTCCCCAGGCACCCGCGGTAGCCGCGGCTCAAGCCGCGGTATTGCTCGCTTTGCAGGAGGGAGCAGCAGCCGCGGCGGCGGCTGGACAAGGAGtgcccagaggaggaggaggaggcactgGCGAGGATGTCAAGCCCATGGACCTGACAGTACAGGTGGAGCTGGGTGGCCCCGGGGCAATAATTGGAGGCCCTGGGGCAATGATTGGGGGCCCTCTTAGCCTGGCCTTCCTTACAGATAGCGGGCCTCTGGTGGACAGCCCACCTGACCATTCGTACTCACTGTCCTCGGGCACCACGTCGGAGGAGTTGCTGCGCAAGCTGAACGAGCAGCGGGACATCATTGCCCTGCTGGAGGTGAAGATGAAGGAGATGAAGGGCAGCATCCGCCGCCTGCGCCTGGCCGAAGCCCAGCTCCGCGAGGAGATCCGGGAGAAGGACCGCCTTCTGCATGCCGCGACCATGGGAGGGATGGCTCGCAAGCGCCATGGCCTCTGA